From Schizosaccharomyces pombe strain 972h- genome assembly, chromosome: II, the proteins below share one genomic window:
- the srm1 gene encoding spermidine synthase, translated as MSVQELSHPLIKDGWFREINNMWPGQAMTLKVKKVLYAGKSKYQDVLVFESETYGHVLVLDGAIQATERDEFSYQEMIAHLALNSHPNPKKVLVIGGGDGGVLREVVKHECVEEAILCDIDEDVIKVSKQYLPEMSAGFNHPKVKVHIGDGFKFLQDYQNTFDVIITDSSDPDGPAEALFQKPYFQLLSDALRGGGVITTQAECMWIHLGVISNVLTAVKTVFPNVRYAYTTIPTYPSGSIGFVVASKDASIDLSKPLRKWSPEEENKLCKYYNSEIHAASFVLPTFARDVVDKATSS; from the coding sequence ATGTCTGTTCAAGAACTTTCTCATCCTCTTATTAAAGATGGTTGGTTTCGTGAGATCAACAACATGTGGCCTGGTCAAGCCATGACCTTGAAGGTTAAAAAGGTTTTATATGCAGGAAAATCAAAGTATCAAGATGTTTTGGTCTTTGAGAGTGAAACTTATGGACATGTTTTGGTTTTGGATGGTGCTATTCAAGCCACTGAGCGCGACGAGTTTTCTTACCAAGAAATGATTGCTCATCTTGCTCTAAACAGTCACCCCAACCCAAAGAAAGTTCTCGTTATTGGTGGTGGTGATGGCGGTGTACTTCGTGAGGTGGTCAAACACGAATGTGTCGAAGAGGCTATCTTGTGCGATATTGATGAAGATGTCATTAAAGTCTCCAAGCAATACCTTCCTGAGATGTCCGCAGGTTTCAATCATCCCAAGGTTAAGGTACACATTGGTGACggttttaaatttttgcaagATTATCAAAATACTTTTGATGTGATTATTACAGACTCTTCCGATCCTGACGGTCCTGCCGAAGCCTTGTTCCAAAAACCTTACTTTCAACTTCTTTCCGATGCTCTTCGTGGAGGCGGTGTCATTACTACTCAAGCTGAGTGTATGTGGATTCATTTGGGTGTCATCAGCAATGTCTTGACTGCCGTTAAAACAGTTTTCCCCAATGTTCGTTACGCATACACTACTATCCCCACCTATCCCTCTGGATCTATCGGCTTCGTTGTAGCCTCCAAGGATGCTTCCATCGACCTTAGCAAGCCTCTTCGCAAGTGGTCTCCCGAAGAAGAGAATAAGCTTTGTAAGTACTATAACAGTGAAATTCATGCTGCTTCCTTTGTTCTTCCTACCTTTGCTCGTGATGTCGTTGACAAGGCTACCTCCTCTTAA
- the dbp5 gene encoding ATP-dependent RNA helicase Dbp5, which produces MSTTLGQESKTDWASLDSDEEVQRISDKVNQLNTSENKNEDQKATNLSDRLGPKITENVDAKSEQDKATNTIAEDANTKQSENDESNLIPNKNEVRVKLADLQADPNSPLFSVKSFEELELKPELLKGIYSMKFQKPSKIQEKALPLLLSNPPRNMIGQSQSGTGKTAAFALTMLSRVDASVPKPQAICLAPSRELARQIMDVVTEMGKYTEVKTAFGIKDSVPKGAKIDAQIVIGTPGTVMDLMKRRQLDARDIKVFVLDEADNMLDQQGLGDQSMRIKHLLPRNTQIVLFSATFSERVEKYAERFAPNANEIRLKTEELSVEGIKQLYMDCQSEEHKYNVLVELYGLLTIGQSIIFCKKKDTAEEIARRMTADGHTVACLTGNLEGAQRDAIMDSFRVGTSKVLVTTNVIARGIDVSQVNLVVNYDMPLDQAGRPDPQTYLHRIGRTGRFGRVGVSINFVHDKKSWEEMNAIQEYFQRPITRVPTDDYEELEKVVKNALKM; this is translated from the coding sequence ATGTCAACTACACTGGGACAGGAAAGCAAAACTGACTGGGCTAGTTTGGACTCTGATGAAGAGGTTCAAAGAATTAGTGATAAAGTCAATCAGTTAAATActtcagaaaataaaaatgaagatcAAAAAGCAACAAATTTAAGTGACAGATTAGGTCCAAAAATCACTGAGAATGTTGATGCAAAATCTGAGCAAGACAAAGCGACCAACACGATTGCAGAGGACGCCAATACGAAGCAATctgaaaatgatgaatCTAATTTAATACCAAATAAAAACGAGGTTCGTGTAAAATTAGCAGATCTACAGGCTGATCCAAACTCACCTCTTTTTTCtgttaaaagttttgaagaGTTGGAGCTCAAGCCCGAATTATTAAAGGGAATTTATTCAATGAAATTCCAAAAACCctcaaaaattcaagagAAGGCGCTTCCACTTTTACTCTCAAATCCTCCTCGCAATATGATCGGACAATCACAATCCGGAACTGGTAAAACCGCTGCATTTGCATTAACGATGCTTTCTCGTGTTGATGCTTCTGTTCCCAAACCTCAAGCTATCTGCCTCGCTCCTTCTCGTGAATTGGCCCGTCAGATTATGGATGTCGTGACGGAGATGGGCAAATATACTGAAGTAAAAACAGCTTTTGGTATTAAAGACTCCGTCCCTAAAGGTGCAAAAATCGATGCTCAAATTGTAATCGGAACGCCTGGCACTGTGATGGATTTGATGAAGAGAAGACAGCTTGACGCTCGCGATATTAAAGTATTCGTGTTAGATGAGGCAGACAACATGTTAGATCAGCAAGGATTAGGAGATCAATCTATGCGTATCAAGCACCTTCTTCCTAGAAACACTCAGATTGTTCTTTTCAGTGCTACCTTTTCGGAACGCGTTGAAAAGTACGCTGAACGTTTTGCTCCCAATGCTAATGAAATTCGTCTGAAGACTGAGGAGCTTTCTGTTGAGGGAATCAAGCAGTTGTATATGGATTGCCAAAGTGAAGAACATAAATATAATGTTTTAGTGGAATTATATGGGTTATTGACTATTGGTCAATCaattatattttgtaaGAAAAAGGATACCGCTGAAGAAATTGCTAGGCGTATGACTGCAGATGGACACACTGTTGCTTGTCTTACCGGTAATCTGGAAGGTGCACAACGTGACGCTATTATGGATTCATTCCGAGTAGGTACTTCAAAGGTTTTGGTTACTACGAATGTAATTGCTCGGGGTATCGACGTATCGCAAGTCAACTTGGTTGTAAACTATGATATGCCTTTAGATCAAGCAGGAAGACCCGATCCACAAACATATCTTCACCGTATAGGTCGTACCGGTAGGTTCGGCCGTGTTGGAGTAAGTATCAATTTTGTTCACGATAAAAAGAGTTGGGAAGAAATGAACGCCATTCAAGAATACTTCCAACGTCCCATCACGCGAGTGCCTACAGATGACTACGAAGAGCTTGAAAAAGTTGTCAAGAATGCACTTAAAATGTAA
- the bzz1 gene encoding diacylglycerol-binding protein Bzz1: MSLETYKFSDELHDDFKVVDSWINNGAKWLEDIQLYYKERSSIEKEYAQKLASLSNKYGEKKSRKSSALSVGDTPAMSAGSLECASLTTWSKILDELTRSSKTHQKLSDDYSLDIAEKLKKLESHIEALRKVYDDLYKKFSSEKETLLNSVKRAKVSYHEACDDLESARQKNDKYREQKTQRNLKLSESDMLDKKNKYLLRMLVYNAHKQKFYNETLPTLLNHMQVLNEYRVSNLNEIWCNSFSIEKSLHDTLSQRTVEIQSEIAKNEPVLDSAMFGRHNSKNWALPADLHFEPSPIWHDTDALVVDGSCKNYLRNLLVHSKNDLGKQKGELVSLDSQLEGLRVDDPNSANQSFESKKASINLEGKELMVKARIEDLEVRINKITSVANNLEEGGRFHDFKHVSFKLPTSCSYCREIIWGLSKRGCVCKNCGFKCHARCELLVPANCKNGEPEVADDDAVDTSVTATDDFDASASSSNAYESYRNTYTDDMDSSSIYQTSLSNVKTEETTPAEPASKVDGVVLYDFTGEHEGVITASEGQEFTLLEPDDGSGWVRVKIDGTDGLIPASYVKLNDELNTSVTLDGDSSYVKALYAYTAQSDMELSIQEGDIIQVTNRNAGNGWSEGILNGVTGQFPANYVTDV, from the exons ATGAGCCTGGAAACATACAAATTTAGTGATGAACTTCAC GACGATTTTAAAGTTGTCGACAGTTGG ATTAATAATGGCGCGAAATGGCTTGAAGATATTCAATTGTACTacaaagaaagaagttCTATTG aaaaagaatatgcTCAGAAATTAGCCAGTCTTTCGAATAAATATGGGGAGAAGAAATCCAGAAAATCATCAGCCCTTTCAGTCGGAGATACTCCGGCAATGTCTGCTGGCTCTTTAGAATG TGCTTCTTTAACAACATGGtctaaaattttggatGAGTTAACGCGCTCATCAAAAACTCATCAAAAGCTATCCGATGACTATTCATTGGACATTGCTGAAAAACTGAAGAAACTAGAGTCTCATATAGAGGCTTTAAGAAAAGTTTATGATgatttatataaaaaattctcATCCGAAAAGGAGACATTGTTAAACAGTGTGAAGAGAGCCAAGGTCAGTTACCATGAGGCCTGCGATGATTTAGAAAGCGCAAGGCAAAAAAACGATAAATATCGAGAGCAAAAAActcaaagaaatttaaaattatctGAAAGTGATATGCTCgataagaaaaataaatacctACTTCGTATGCTTGTATACAACGCCCACAAGcaaaagttttataatGAAACTCTACCAACGCTCCTTAATCATATGCAAGTATTGAACGAATACAGGGTTTCgaatttaaatgaaatatgGTGTAACAgcttttcaattgaaaagtCTCTCCATGATACCTTATCCCAAAGAACCGTTGAAATTCAATCagaaattgcaaaaaatgaacCAGTCCTTGATTCTGCCATGTTCGGAAGGCACAATTCAAAGAATTGGGCACTTCCTGCTGACTTGCATTTTGAACCTAGTCCTATCTGGCATGACACGGATGCACTGGTGGTGGATGGTTCATGTAAAAACTACCTCCGAAATTTACTGGTCCACTCCAAAAATGACCTTGGAAAACAGAAAGGCGAGCTTGTATCGTTAGATTCACAATTGGAAGGTTTACGCGTCGATGATCCAAATAGTGCTAACCAGTCATTTGAATCTAAAAAGGCTTCGATAAATCTAGAAGGGAAAGAGCTCATGGTAAAGGCCAGAATAGAAGATTTAGAGGTTCGTATCAACAAGATCACGTCAGTTGCGAATAATTTAGAAGAAGGAGGTCGTTTTCATGATTTCAAACATGTTAGTTTTAAACTTCCGACAAGTTGCAGTTACTGTCGTGAAATTATTTGGGGGTTATCGAAGCGTGGATGTGTTTGCAAAA ATTGTGGCTTCAAATGCCATGCAAGGTGTGAACTTCTTGTTCCCGCCAACTGCAAAAATGGTGAGCCCGAAGTGGCCGACGATGATGCTGTAGATACCAGTGTTACTGCCACTGATGATTTTGATGCTTCTGCGTCGTCTTCAAATGCCTATGAATCCTATCGTAACACATACACAGATGATATGGATTCAAGTAGTATTTATCAAACTTCCTTAAGCAACGTGAAAACAGAAGAAACAACGCCTGCTGAACCAGCGTCAAAGGTTGACGGTGTAGTTCTTTACGATTTTACCGGGGAACATGAAGGGGTAATCACAGCTTCTGAAGGACAGGAATTTACGCTACTTGAACCAGATG ATGGCTCTGGTTGGGTTCGAGTAAAAATCGATGGAACTGATGGCTTGATTCCAGCTTCTTATGTTAAATTGAATGATGAATTAAATACGAGTGTGACACTTGATGGAGATTCTTCTTATGTTAAGGCGTTATATGCATACACAGCTCAATCCGATATGGAATTATCAATCCAAGAGGGTGATATAATTCAGGTCACAAATCGAAACGCTGGAAACGGATGGTCTGAAGGGATACTTAATGGAGTGACCGGTCAATTCCCAGCTAA TTATGTTACAGATGTATAA
- a CDS encoding NAD-binding dehydrogenase family protein — MTALSTNSSSGGIFKIAIVGAGGINFGTPEGPWNNAQRVEKVLGKSLRVTALINPLINESERVLKSKCASDVAFAYENTKTYVSVTEYLEYLDSHPEDVPSAYLIGIPPDFHGCTTPGMDMELEILRKYPNAALFIEKPITSAPVQGAFNLVHELEKYHAIISIGYMFRYLKIVQAAKKYVADNNLNIACTIARYNSAYEHNNKLFWWYMSKSGGPVVEQATHFCDLSIYFGGDVDTSTVKVNRVNWYDPCGKLAKVPVDEESIPKEERIPRFTAASWKYKSGAVGILAHSIILQGTNYDTCLELQADGHYVRMVDFYGQPRLYIRSPEADSERIINFPEDDPYYNEFDAFLGVVQGRYPPSRILSKFDDGAKTYELTKIITNN, encoded by the coding sequence ATGACTGCTCTATCAACCAACTCTTCTTCTGGTGGGATCTTCAAGATCGCTATTGTTGGCGCCGGTGGCATTAACTTTGGTACCCCCGAGGGACCTTGGAACAATGCCCAGAGAGTTGAAAAGGTGTTAGGAAAATCACTTCGAGTAACTGCTCTCATCAACCCCTTAATTAACGAAAGCGAGCGTGTTTTGAAGTCTAAATGTGCATCTGACGTTGCTTTCGCTTATGAAAACACCAAGACGTATGTCTCTGTAACTGAGTACTTGGAATACTTGGATTCCCATCCTGAGGATGTCCCTTCTGCTTATCTCATTGGCATTCCTCCTGATTTCCATGGCTGCACAACTCCGGGTATGGACATGGAGTTGgaaattttaagaaaatacCCCAATGCTGCTCTATTTATCGAGAAGCCTATTACTAGTGCTCCTGTCCAAGGTGCTTTTAACCTCGTACATGAATTGGAGAAATACCATGCTATCATTTCAATTGGTTATATGTTCCGTTATTTAAAGATCGTTCAAGCCGCCAAGAAATACGTTGCCGATAATAACTTGAACATCGCTTGTACCATTGCAAGATATAACTCTGCTTACGAACATAATAACAAACTTTTCTGGTGGTACATGTCAAAGTCTGGTGGTCCCGTCGTTGAGCAAGCTACACATTTCTGTGATTTGTCCATCTATTTCGGTGGTGATGTCGATACTTCTACCGTCAAGGTAAACCGTGTAAACTGGTACGACCCTTGTGGAAAATTAGCTAAGGTTCCTGTTGACGAGGAGTCCATTCCCAAAGAGGAGCGCATCCCCCGTTTCACCGCTGCATCATGGAAATATAAGTCGGGTGCAGTTGGTATTCTCGCTCATAGTATCATTTTACAAGGAACGAATTATGACACTTGTCTAGAGCTTCAAGCAGATGGTCATTATGTTCGTATGGTTGACTTTTACGGTCAACCCAGACTTTACATTCGTTCTCCTGAGGCTGATAGCGAACGCATTATTAATTTCCCCGAAGATGATCCCTATtataatgaatttgatgCTTTCTTGGGTGTTGTCCAGGGCAGATATCCTCCTAGCCGCATTTTGTCCAAGTTTGACGACGGCGCTAAGACATACGAGTTGACGAAGATCATTACGAATAATTAA
- a CDS encoding methionine synthase reductase, producing the protein MAPSVATSLKAEILPSPRTSSPSSNFKTCVSNENGCINCRCSPSEPHESANVDESVNKLSKTFSKLSLNPTFQALNMDLGLLHENITLDRIPKVPENHVSLIDIDEARAKEDPNFQIHSTPSRMPPHYVQPHPPFSVFPAPILDVRELTKPGAVKRVFHFELDVSNYPLPEGEEWMVGGSFGVMAPNNEEDVDELLQLLHINPDQADAPVLLKTDGGRWPTIWAEDTPRELVTTRRELLKWTVEFMSVAPKKQLIRLLAEYAKDDTERQVLLFLVSRLGQRAFCDLRDHNVTLITLLKAFPSVQLPLDHLLTVLPQLMPRWYSLSNDPKVSNNVLEFAVTVVEINKVEGGTRSGIGSGFLKRLALRFLNGERDLVLPMYRGLHKNAFATHFASDGPMCLIGAGVGVAPFRGFVQRRLTNATCAGKVWVFHGCRDQELDELYHGEWENPLQKSSDDDASSTVSQQTETEMDSFEVKKDGTSGPNHLVVESRSHQHAYVQDEIRHRGDIVWSVLSHPHGKVYLCGGKKGFLDGVENALIDVCVQYGKMSRLEATQQLALWQSPLNLKYIKEIW; encoded by the coding sequence ATGGCACCTTCTGTTGCAACCTCACTTAAGGCAGAGATCCTACCATCTCCGCGTACCTCATCTCCCTCTTCGAACTTTAAAACGTGTGTTTCCAACGAGAATGGTTGTATAAACTGTCGTTGCTCGCCTTCGGAACCTCATGAATCGGCCAATGTCGATGAGTCGGTAAATAAACTTTCCAAAACCTTCTCCAAACTTTCATTAAACCCTACCTTCCAGGCTTTGAACATGGATCTAGGTCTTCTACATGAAAATATTACTCTTGACAGAATTCCCAAAGTTCCCGAGAATCATGTCTCTTTGATTGATATCGATGAGGCTCGTGCCAAAGAAGACCCCaactttcaaattcattcAACTCCTTCTAGAATGCCTCCTCACTATGTTCAACCACACCCTCCGTTCAGTGTCTTTCCCGCCCCTATACTAGACGTTCGTGAGCTCACTAAACCAGGTGCTGTCAAACGTGTGTTCCATTTTGAACTAGACGTTTCCAACTATCCCCTTCCTGAAGGCGAAGAGTGGATGGTTGGAGGGTCGTTTGGTGTAATGGCTCCCAACAACGAAGAGGATGTGGATGAGCTTTTACAATTACTTCATATCAATCCCGACCAGGCAGATGCCCCTGTCCTTTTAAAAACCGATGGAGGTCGTTGGCCCACCATCTGGGCAGAAGACACACCTAGAGAACTCGTTACAACCAGGCGTGAGCTTCTTAAATGGACCGTGGAGTTTATGTCTGTCGCCCCAAAAAAGCAGCTTATTCGGTTACTTGCCGAATACGCCAAGGATGATACCGAGCGGCAagttttgttgtttttggtCAGTCGTTTGGGACAACGTGCTTTCTGTGATTTAAGGGACCACAACGTTACACTTATCACTCTGCTAAAGGCTTTCCCTAGTGTTCAACTTCCTCTTGATCACCTTTTAACCGTGCTTCCCCAGCTTATGCCTAGATGGTATTCTTTGTCAAACGATCCCAAGGTCAGTAATAATGTATTGGAATTTGCGGTTACAGTTGTTGAAATCAATAAAGTTGAAGGAGGCACTCGTTCTGGTATTGGTTCtggttttttgaaaagattgGCATTGagatttttaaatggtGAACGAGATCTCGTCCTTCCAATGTACCGCGGTCTGCACAAAAACGCATTTGCCACACATTTTGCTTCTGATGGCCCTATGTGCCTAATCGGTGCCGGTGTAGGTGTTGCTCCCTTTAGAGGTTTTGTGCAACGACGTCTTACAAATGCCACTTGTGCTGGTAAAGTTTGGGTTTTCCATGGATGCCGCGACCAAGAATTGGATGAGCTCTATCATGGTGAGTGGGAAAACCCGCTTCAAAAGTCTTCAGACGATGATGCATCTTCTACAGTCAGCCAACAAACCGAAACTGAAATGGATTCCTTCgaagttaaaaaagacGGTACTAGTGGCCCCAACCATCTTGTTGTTGAATCACGTTCTCACCAACATGCCTATGTACAGGACGAGATTCGACACCGTGGTGACATTGTATGGAGTGTTCTTAGTCATCCTCATGGGAAGGTTTATCTTTGTGGTGGTAAAAAGGGATTTTTAGATGGTGTTGAAAATGCCTTGATTGATGTTTGCGTTCAATACGGAAAAATGAGCAGGCTGGAAGCTACCCAACAACTTGCTCTTTGGCAAAGTCCACTTAACCTTAAATACATAAAGGAGATTTGGTAA